In Aegilops tauschii subsp. strangulata cultivar AL8/78 chromosome 3, Aet v6.0, whole genome shotgun sequence, one genomic interval encodes:
- the LOC109783475 gene encoding uncharacterized protein, whose protein sequence is MPPRRQGASGYRGVRQRPNGGFYSEIRSGDLRLGLGTFEMAHEAARAYNAAAWRLGRPRPQMNFQDVYTLQQALDVAPPPRLTTAQDRAEHAERQRRLLVAQEDERVMAEWRRRHPEDVTYEQAYWARRREEETQRRRDERLDRRRRKALTISQCEIVENGGQTIFTSGDDRWDDMWLDTSDQTSEDGDDDDDDDDWE, encoded by the coding sequence atgccgccgcgccgCCAAGGAGCGTCGGGCTACCGCGGCGTCCGCCAGCGCCCCAACGGCGGGTTCTACTCCGAGATACGGTCCGGCGATCTCCGGCTCGGCCTCGGCACCTTCGAGATGGCgcacgaggccgcccgcgcgtacaacgcggcggcgtggcgcctagGCAGGCCGCGCCCGCAGATGAACTTCCAGGACGTCTACACGCTCCAGCAGGCGTTGGacgtcgccccgccgcctcgtctTACCACGGCACAAGACCGTGCGGAGCATGCTGAgcggcagcgccgcctcctcgtcgcccaGGAGGACGAGCGGGTCATGGCGGAGTGGCGCCGGCGCCACCCGGAGGACGTCACCTACGAGCAAGCCTACTGGGCAAGGCGCCGCGAGGAGGAGACGCAAAGGCGCCGCGATGAGCGGTTGGACAGGCGTCGGCGGAAGGCCCTGACGATATCGCAGTGCGAAATCGTTGAGAATGGTGGGCAGACGATCTTTACGTCTGGTGATGATCGTTGGGACGACATGTGGCTCGATACCTCGGACCAGACCAGCGAGGatggcgatgatgatgatgacgacgacgactgGGAGTAG